Proteins from a genomic interval of Panthera tigris isolate Pti1 chromosome A2, P.tigris_Pti1_mat1.1, whole genome shotgun sequence:
- the MOB3A gene encoding MOB kinase activator 3A, which yields MSNPFLKQVFNKDKTFRPKRKFEPGTQRFELHKKAQASLNAGLDLKLAVQLPPGEELSDWVAVHVVDFFNRVNLIYGTIGDECTEQSCPVMSGGPKYEYRWQDEHQFRKPTALSAPRYMDLLMDWIEVQINNEELFPTHVGTPFPKNFLQVVRKILSRLFRVFVHVYIHHFDRIAQMGSEAHVNTCYKHFYYFVKEFGLIDTKELEPLKEMTARMCH from the exons ATGTCCAACCCCTTCCTGAAGCAAGTTTTCAACAAGGACAAGACTTTCCGGCCCAAGCGCAAGTTCGAGCCGGGCACCCAGCGGTTCGAGCTGCACAAGAAGGCCCAGGCGTCGCTGAACGCGGGGCTCGACCTGAAGCTGGCCGTGCAGCTGCCCCCCGGCGAGGAGCTCAGCGACTGGGTGGCCGTGCACGTGGTGGACTTCTTCAACCGCGTCAACCTCATCTACGGCACCATCGGCGACGAGTGCACGGAGCAGTCCTGCCCGGTCATGTCCGGCGGCCCCAAGTACGAGTACCGCTGGCAAGACGAGCACCAGTTCCGCAAGCCCACGGCGCTGTCGGCCCCCCGCTACATGGACCTGCTCATGGACTGGATCGAGGTGCAGATCAACAACGAGGAGCTCTTTCCCACCCACGTTG GCACGCCGTTCCCCAAGAACTTCCTGCAGGTGGTGAGGAAGATCCTGTCGCGACTGTTCCGCGTGTTCGTGCACGTCTACATCCACCACTTCGACCGCATCGCGCAGATGGGCTCCGAGGCGCACGTCAACACCTGCTACAAGCACTTTTACTACTTCGTCAAGGAGTTCGGCCTCATCGACACCAAGGAGCTCGAGCCGCTG aaagaaatgactgCACGGATGTGCCACTGA